GACACCGTCACCCCGCAATCGGTCGTCGGCGTCGTCGGCTTCGTAGATGTCGCGCTCGATGCCGTTCTGCCCGCCACACTGGTGGTGGTGTGCGTCGACATCCGTGACCCGGGCAACCTCGGAACCGTGCTCCGGAGCGCCGAGGGCGCGGGGGCCGGAGGGGTAGTCTGCTGCGACGGTTCCGTCGACCTGTACAACCCGAAGGTGGTACGCGCGTCGGCGGGCGCGCTCTTTCACGTCCCCGTGGTGGCCGGAGGGGAACCGGTGGAGGTACTCGAGCGGCTGGGGACGGCGGGGCTGCAGCGATTGGGCACGGTGGCCCGGGGTGGTGACGCCCCTGACGAGGTCGACCTGCGCGCGCCGGTGGCGTTCGCGCTCGGCAACGAGGCCAACGGCCTGCCGGAAGCGATCGACGCGTGCCTGGACCGGCGCGTCACCATCCCCATGGTGGGCCGCACCGATTCGCTGAACGTCGGCATGGCGGCGGCGGTGCTCTGCTTCGAGGCGGCGCGCCAACGGCGGTCCCGATGATCGACGTGGACCGTTTCCCCGACGCGGTGCTGCAGCTGGACGCCCAACGTCGTGTCGTGGGGTCGAATGCCGCCACCGAGCTCCTGACCGGTCTGCGCCTCGAAGAGATGGTCGGCCGGCGCTGCGAGGACCTGTTCGACCCGCGCGCGCGCAACGGCAAGCCGCTGGTCGACAGCGGCTGGCACTCCTCGGCCCGATTGCGCAGCGTGAGCCGCATCCCCGAGCAAGAGGTGCGGCTGCGCGG
The DNA window shown above is from Actinomycetota bacterium and carries:
- a CDS encoding RNA methyltransferase, producing the protein MDPAHQRGRPPERDELQPLHLRPPHRRGRGRPQDPGGPRRLRSRRIRRPREGGGGSASSQLSVLGFRHPKVQRLRRLVERRRARHDERTFVLEGSRVLAEALAAGVVVEAVFVVAGTEDPTVDRAREAAVPVFELEPGVMERVADTVTPQSVVGVVGFVDVALDAVLPATLVVVCVDIRDPGNLGTVLRSAEGAGAGGVVCCDGSVDLYNPKVVRASAGALFHVPVVAGGEPVEVLERLGTAGLQRLGTVARGGDAPDEVDLRAPVAFALGNEANGLPEAIDACLDRRVTIPMVGRTDSLNVGMAAAVLCFEAARQRRSR